AGAGAAAGGAGACTGACTTTGGCCAAAGAAGATGTCATTGAGGTTGAAGGTACGGTAATCGAGCCACTGCCGAACGCTACGTTCAAGGTAGAGCTGGAGAACGGTCATCAAATTCTTGCTCATGTTTCCGGAAAGCTGCGGATGCACTTTATCCGTATTTTGACAGGCGACAAGGTGGTTGTACAGTTATCGCCTTACGATTTAACCAAAGGCCGTATAACGTACCGCAAGTAATTCATGCAGGTTTTTATTAAACGTACATCATTTAAAAAAACTTGTTTTGCTCGGCAAAACGATGTGAATGTTCACGAAGCGAGTTTTACCAGGGTAAAGCTTGGAGGAGGTAATCAACATGAAGGTAAGACCTTCTGTAAAACCTATTTGCGAGAAATGCAAAGTCATTCGCCGCAAAGGGAATGTAA
This window of the Paenibacillus polymyxa genome carries:
- the infA gene encoding translation initiation factor IF-1, with amino-acid sequence MAKEDVIEVEGTVIEPLPNATFKVELENGHQILAHVSGKLRMHFIRILTGDKVVVQLSPYDLTKGRITYRK
- the rpmJ gene encoding 50S ribosomal protein L36, whose product is MKVRPSVKPICEKCKVIRRKGNVMVICENPKHKQKQG